AGGACATCGTCCATCGCGCCGCCGCCGCGGTCGAGAGCCACTGCGCCGCCTCGCCACGGCAGGACGACATCACGCTGGTGGTGCTGAAGCGGTCGGCCTGAAACAGGAGCCTCGCTCCGGGAGGACCCCGATGGAACAGACGACGGACGTGACTCCCTTGAATCCGGAAAGCAACAGCCTCCCGATGGCCCTGCTCGCGGGCGGTGCCGCCGCCGTCGTCGGAGCGGCGCTGTGGGCGACCATCACCGTGGTGACCAACATGCAGATCGGCTGGATGGCGATCGGCATCGGCTTCCTGGTCGGCTACGCCGTGCGAAGATTCGGGAAGGGGTCGGAGCCGACGTTCCAGGTCCTGGGGGCCGTGCTGTCGCTGCTCGGCTGTCTCGCCGGCAATCTCCTGATCGTCTGCGTGATGGTCGGCCGGCAGGAGAACATCCCTCTCCTGACCATCGTGACGCACCTTCACCCTTCGGTCATCGTGGACCTGATGGTGGAGACGTTCAGCCCGATGGACCTGGTGTTCTACGCCATCGCGGTCTACGAAGGGTACCGTTTCTCGCGCGCCCCGGTGCCGCGGACCGTGAGCGTGCCCAATCTCAACGTGTGAATTTCAGGCAGGATTGATCGACGATCCAACGGGCGTCCCAGAAGCCCTTGGTGTAGTCGTCCTTCGGGTTCGAGAGCATCTGCGAGATCCCCGCCAGGCTGAACCCGGCCGCCAGCACCTCGCGGACGATGACGTCGTCGGCGATGCGGTGGTTCTCCGCGTCGCGGCCGCTGGCCGTGCGGGAGTCGATGATTCCGAGAGTCCCGCCCGGCTTCAGGAGGCGCTTGATCTCCGCCAGCGCCTCCGCCGGGTTCTTCAGATCGTGGTAGTTCCTTATGGTGAGGACCGCGTCGAACGACCCCGCCGGGAGCTTGGCGAGCGCCTTCGCCAGGTCCCCTCCGAATCCCTGCGGCTCCGGCATCACGACCTCCTCGACGTTGGGGAGCGCGAGCGGCTGGAAGCGCTTCTGCCAGGCCTCATGGTCGTAGGACGCGAACCCTACGACCTTCCCGTTCGAACCGACCGCCTGGCTCAGGAGGAGCGTCAGGTAGCCGTTCCCGGGGAACAGGTCCATCACCTTCATGCCGTCCTTGACCCCCCAGAAGGCCATCAGCTCGACCGGCCTGTTGTAGGAGTCGCGGTCCTTGTCGGTGTCGGTGCGCCCCTTGGCCTTCAGGTCGAGGGTCGCGGCCCGGAGCGGTGGCGTGGTCGCGACGGCCAGTGCCGCGACCAGAAGCGTCGGAACGGTGCACTGGAGAAGATTCGAGAGCCGGTGTGGC
The nucleotide sequence above comes from Candidatus Dormiibacterota bacterium. Encoded proteins:
- a CDS encoding methyltransferase domain-containing protein, whose product is MTPHRLSNLLQCTVPTLLVAALAVATTPPLRAATLDLKAKGRTDTDKDRDSYNRPVELMAFWGVKDGMKVMDLFPGNGYLTLLLSQAVGSNGKVVGFASYDHEAWQKRFQPLALPNVEEVVMPEPQGFGGDLAKALAKLPAGSFDAVLTIRNYHDLKNPAEALAEIKRLLKPGGTLGIIDSRTASGRDAENHRIADDVIVREVLAAGFSLAGISQMLSNPKDDYTKGFWDARWIVDQSCLKFTR